A genomic segment from Streptomyces antibioticus encodes:
- a CDS encoding RHS repeat-associated core domain-containing protein — MLRGARQLQGGRLLVQSLALALIVPLGAAQVAQAAADPGGLGRPDVPKSRVSKVEEFDGPGAKAARERVAREKKANKTQAERARNEQQATWPRQGEATFRLAAGEKAAAQPGGVPVTLRPSPGSKSPADAKARVTVLDQKTARAAGITGVMLSIDADVADKAEIAVDYGSFASAVGGGWSQRLRLVQLPACVLTTPEKAECRTQRPLASENDSALHAVTAEVRLAETPVGPSPQLRTAADSTSGTVLAVTAAAAGSGESSTGTGNYSATPLSESSSWEAGGSSGSFTWSYDFTVPPAAAGPQPPLSLSYDSGSVDGRTATSNNQGTSVGEGFGLTDSFIERSYGSCDDDGHDDVFDLCWKYDNARLVLNGRSTRLVKDDDSGQWRLENDDASTVTRSTGADNGDNDGEHWTVTTDDGTRYVFGLNKLDGADTQRTDSVSTVPVFGDDSGEPGYSGGDSFGDRALTQAWRWNLDYVEDTRGNAATYWYTKESNHYKKNKSETANASYTRGGYLSRIEYGLRKGALFTDKADAKVTFGYAERCTASDCSSLTKDTADNWPDVPYDAICSKDDDDCDGGGPTFFSRKRLTGIDTFSYNATSGVYDPVDSWDLVEEYLDGGDIGDTSDQVLTLKSIKRTAKAGTTAIAMNPVTITYQMRPNRVDATDNILPLTRPRISTITSETGAITTVTLSGEECVRSQVLNAAPDTNTRSCYPQFWHINGSTNASIDWFHKYRVLAVLVSDPTAVNESVEHAYTYSGAAWHYSDDPFTKTDERTWSDWRGYAQVTAWTGATDVTRSKTVSLYLQGMHGDRKRDGTTKSVSVDPLTAPALGAEAITDKGEYAGQLREQVTYDGSTAVSATINDPWSQETAKQTPPGAGAHVARFVRTKKVHNYTYLTASKTWRERLTSTSFDSFGMPVTVEDAGQVGKSSDETCTRTWYARNTGLGIINPVSRTRTVARTCATADTSLALPLSMDPAKPARGDVLADVSTVYDTANATGWSATQKPTKGLPTWTGRATGYAATADAGGDRLPSGWQRLSATSYDSLGRPLSVNDASANPPTSVAYTPADAGPLTRTVTTDPKTYKTTSFLDPRRGQPLRVYDVNLKKTELTYDALGRLTQVWLPNRTTGQPPNQKFDYHLNTAKPSWVSVSTLKKDGETYNTTYTLYDALLRPLQTQSPTPEGGRLLTDTRYDTRGLAYETYSDIFDNTATPNTTYTRAEYGEAPTQTQTVFDGAGRARVSTLYTYGVKKWSTTTSYTGDSVATTALEGGSAQRTITDVRGKTLETREYAGVSPADAAYGDGTGAVYTSTGFTYELDGQNKTITGPDKATWTYVYDLFGRQAITTDPDKGTTVTEFDELDRPVKSTDSLGTSVLTAYDVLGRVTGTWKNTKTDANQLTGHVYDTLLKGLPTSSTRYVGGVAGDAYTQAVTAYDSLDRATATELQLPANDAFVKAGAPAKLTFETYYNLDGTLKQNKEPAVGGLASEILDYGYDALGNVTSVGSATGYLRDVDYSALAQPKLLTMGPGGSGNKNVYIGNDFEAGTGRLTRSFVTDETHGYMLQELNYTYDQAGNVTAISDPATLGGTGSAETQCFAYDGHRRLVEAWTPASQKCSDAQSASSLSGPAPYWSSYSYNDAGQRTSETVHSSTGDTKTTYCYTSTTQKHAMTGTTTKADCSSPERKYDYDAAGNTWHRPGKSGTQTLDWSPEGRISKLTENGVATDYLYAADGSLLIRNTQNGERVLYAGATELHLRANGTLWAQRYYGAGGVNAALRSNQTGTNKVTYLTGDQHNTSSLAINQDVGQTFTKRYTTPFGADRGKPLFGPWPDDKGFLGKTRDATTGLTHVGAREYDPEIGQFISVDPLLQADIPQTLNGYSYAAQNPVTQTDPSGLGLACGAQFDVACPNRPDGTPGNGRPGEAAKPMYNCPSLSNPQCPGYTGGTASSDPVSPAMAAAADAAADAVANRTPADLSGLCGVDVSSGCDAEFRWQVRHDYMEMTVLDDYFNCTVYHDQKACDVAGSAFSSGGGTWAASFFFAASHRLQERFLNRAESYAGSKAAKAGVDAALASKLWSKNKAGLVGVLRIGDGGPQFLTSVSGARNNRKGVVPDVGTDGNPVRYKAIATGNNLRNNDTEYKMLTYIANQLGAPSNVPGSLTLHSTQPACFSCTSVIGQFAQEFPNIRINYSSGS; from the coding sequence ATGTTGAGGGGTGCGAGACAACTGCAAGGCGGCAGACTGCTCGTGCAGTCGCTGGCCCTGGCGCTGATCGTGCCCCTGGGCGCGGCCCAGGTGGCTCAGGCCGCCGCGGATCCCGGTGGCCTCGGACGTCCGGACGTGCCCAAGTCCCGCGTGAGCAAGGTCGAGGAGTTCGACGGCCCAGGCGCGAAGGCGGCCCGCGAACGGGTCGCGAGGGAGAAGAAGGCCAACAAGACGCAGGCTGAACGTGCCCGTAACGAGCAGCAGGCGACCTGGCCGCGGCAAGGCGAAGCGACATTCCGTCTTGCCGCGGGTGAGAAGGCCGCTGCCCAGCCGGGCGGCGTTCCCGTCACTCTCCGTCCTTCACCCGGCTCCAAGTCCCCCGCTGACGCCAAGGCCCGCGTCACCGTGCTGGACCAGAAGACCGCCCGCGCGGCGGGCATCACCGGCGTCATGCTCAGCATTGACGCGGACGTCGCCGACAAGGCTGAAATCGCCGTCGACTACGGCAGTTTCGCCTCCGCCGTGGGTGGCGGCTGGTCCCAGCGACTCCGTCTCGTCCAGCTCCCCGCCTGTGTCCTGACGACGCCCGAGAAGGCGGAGTGCCGCACGCAGCGACCGCTCGCATCGGAGAACGATTCCGCGCTCCACGCCGTGACGGCCGAGGTCCGCCTCGCCGAAACCCCGGTCGGCCCCTCACCTCAGCTCCGAACGGCCGCCGACAGCACCTCCGGCACCGTACTGGCCGTCACCGCCGCGGCCGCCGGCTCCGGGGAGTCGTCCACCGGCACCGGAAACTACTCCGCCACGCCGCTGTCGGAGTCCTCGTCCTGGGAGGCGGGCGGCAGCTCCGGTTCCTTCACCTGGTCGTACGACTTCACGGTGCCGCCGGCAGCAGCGGGGCCACAGCCGCCCCTGTCCCTGTCGTACGACTCGGGCAGCGTCGACGGCCGCACGGCCACGTCCAACAACCAGGGCACGTCCGTCGGTGAAGGCTTCGGGCTCACCGACTCCTTTATCGAACGCAGCTACGGCTCCTGTGATGACGACGGTCATGACGATGTCTTCGACCTGTGCTGGAAGTACGACAACGCCCGCCTGGTCCTCAACGGCAGGTCCACACGGCTGGTCAAGGACGACGACAGCGGACAGTGGCGGCTGGAGAACGACGACGCCTCCACGGTGACCCGGTCCACCGGCGCGGACAACGGCGACAACGACGGCGAGCACTGGACCGTCACCACCGACGACGGCACTCGCTACGTGTTCGGCCTGAACAAGCTGGACGGCGCGGACACGCAGCGCACCGACTCCGTCTCCACGGTCCCGGTGTTCGGTGACGACTCCGGTGAACCCGGTTACTCCGGCGGTGACTCCTTCGGCGACCGTGCGCTCACGCAGGCATGGCGGTGGAACCTCGACTATGTCGAGGACACGCGCGGCAACGCGGCCACGTACTGGTACACGAAGGAGTCGAACCACTACAAGAAGAACAAGTCCGAGACCGCCAACGCCTCCTACACCCGCGGCGGTTATCTGAGCCGCATCGAGTACGGCCTGCGCAAGGGCGCTCTCTTCACCGACAAGGCCGACGCGAAGGTCACCTTCGGATACGCCGAACGCTGCACCGCGTCCGACTGCTCCAGCCTGACCAAGGACACCGCCGACAACTGGCCGGACGTGCCCTACGACGCGATCTGCTCGAAGGACGACGACGACTGCGACGGGGGCGGTCCGACCTTCTTCTCCCGCAAGCGGCTCACCGGAATCGACACCTTCTCCTACAACGCGACCAGCGGTGTCTATGACCCGGTGGACTCCTGGGACCTGGTCGAGGAGTACCTGGACGGCGGGGACATCGGTGACACGTCCGACCAAGTGCTGACGCTGAAGTCGATCAAGCGCACCGCCAAGGCCGGCACCACCGCCATCGCGATGAACCCGGTCACGATCACCTATCAGATGCGCCCCAACCGCGTCGACGCCACCGACAACATCCTTCCTCTGACCCGGCCGCGCATCTCCACCATCACCTCCGAGACCGGTGCCATCACCACCGTCACGCTCTCCGGCGAGGAGTGTGTGCGCAGCCAGGTCCTGAACGCGGCGCCGGACACCAACACCCGTTCCTGCTACCCGCAGTTCTGGCACATCAACGGCTCCACGAACGCCTCCATCGACTGGTTCCACAAGTACCGGGTACTGGCCGTCCTCGTCTCCGACCCGACCGCTGTCAACGAGAGCGTCGAGCACGCCTACACCTACAGCGGCGCGGCCTGGCACTACAGCGACGACCCGTTCACGAAGACGGACGAACGCACCTGGTCCGACTGGCGGGGCTACGCCCAGGTCACGGCGTGGACCGGTGCCACCGACGTGACCCGCTCCAAGACGGTCTCCCTCTATCTCCAGGGCATGCACGGCGACCGCAAGCGCGACGGGACGACGAAATCCGTCTCCGTCGACCCGCTGACGGCGCCTGCGCTCGGCGCGGAGGCGATCACCGACAAGGGTGAGTACGCCGGACAGTTGCGTGAGCAGGTCACCTACGACGGCTCCACCGCCGTCTCCGCGACGATCAACGATCCCTGGTCGCAGGAGACCGCCAAGCAGACACCGCCCGGAGCCGGGGCACATGTCGCTCGCTTCGTCCGCACGAAGAAGGTGCACAACTACACCTATCTGACGGCATCGAAGACCTGGCGTGAGCGGCTGACGAGCACATCGTTCGACAGCTTCGGCATGCCCGTCACCGTGGAGGACGCCGGACAGGTCGGCAAGTCCTCGGACGAGACCTGCACTCGCACGTGGTACGCCCGGAACACCGGCCTCGGCATCATCAACCCGGTCTCTCGCACCCGCACCGTCGCCCGCACCTGCGCCACGGCCGACACCTCGCTCGCCCTGCCCCTGTCCATGGATCCGGCGAAGCCCGCGCGGGGCGACGTCCTCGCGGATGTCAGCACCGTCTATGACACCGCGAACGCCACCGGCTGGTCGGCCACCCAGAAGCCGACCAAGGGCCTGCCGACCTGGACCGGCCGCGCCACCGGCTACGCCGCCACAGCGGACGCGGGCGGCGACCGGCTCCCCAGCGGCTGGCAGAGGCTCTCCGCCACCAGCTACGACAGCCTGGGACGACCGCTCAGCGTCAACGACGCCTCCGCCAACCCGCCCACGTCCGTCGCCTACACCCCCGCCGATGCCGGTCCCCTGACCCGGACCGTCACCACCGACCCCAAGACGTACAAGACGACGAGCTTCCTCGACCCGCGCCGCGGTCAGCCGCTGCGCGTCTACGACGTCAACCTCAAGAAGACAGAGCTGACGTACGACGCCCTCGGCCGTCTGACCCAGGTGTGGCTGCCCAACCGCACCACCGGCCAGCCACCGAACCAGAAGTTCGACTACCACCTGAACACCGCCAAGCCCTCCTGGGTCTCCGTCTCGACCCTGAAGAAGGACGGCGAGACCTACAACACGACCTACACGCTCTACGACGCACTCCTGCGCCCTCTACAGACCCAGTCGCCCACACCCGAAGGCGGCCGCCTGCTCACGGACACGCGCTACGACACCCGTGGCCTGGCCTACGAGACCTACAGCGACATCTTCGACAACACCGCCACGCCCAACACGACGTACACCCGTGCCGAATACGGTGAGGCTCCGACCCAGACCCAGACGGTCTTCGACGGCGCCGGCCGCGCCAGGGTGAGCACGCTGTACACCTACGGGGTCAAGAAGTGGTCCACGACGACGAGTTACACCGGTGACTCCGTCGCGACCACCGCCCTCGAGGGCGGCTCCGCGCAGCGCACCATCACCGACGTCCGTGGCAAGACGCTGGAGACCCGTGAGTACGCGGGCGTGAGCCCCGCCGACGCCGCCTACGGCGACGGAACCGGCGCGGTCTACACGAGCACCGGCTTCACCTACGAACTCGACGGCCAGAACAAGACGATCACCGGGCCGGACAAGGCGACCTGGACCTACGTCTACGACCTCTTCGGCCGCCAGGCGATCACCACCGATCCCGACAAGGGGACCACGGTCACCGAGTTCGACGAACTCGACCGGCCCGTCAAGTCCACCGATTCCCTCGGCACTTCGGTCCTGACCGCATACGACGTGCTCGGACGGGTCACCGGCACCTGGAAGAACACGAAGACGGACGCCAATCAGCTCACCGGCCATGTCTACGACACCCTTCTCAAGGGTCTGCCCACCTCCTCCACCCGCTACGTCGGGGGAGTGGCCGGTGACGCGTACACCCAGGCCGTCACGGCGTACGACAGCCTCGATCGCGCCACGGCCACCGAGCTGCAACTCCCGGCGAACGACGCCTTCGTGAAGGCGGGGGCACCGGCCAAGCTGACGTTCGAGACGTACTACAACCTCGACGGGACCCTGAAGCAGAACAAGGAGCCGGCCGTCGGCGGTCTGGCGTCCGAGATCCTGGACTACGGCTACGACGCCCTCGGCAACGTGACCTCCGTCGGCAGCGCGACCGGCTATCTGCGCGACGTCGACTACTCGGCTCTGGCCCAGCCGAAGCTCCTGACCATGGGTCCCGGCGGCAGCGGCAACAAGAACGTCTACATCGGCAACGACTTCGAAGCAGGCACCGGCCGTCTGACCCGCAGTTTCGTCACCGACGAGACCCACGGCTACATGCTTCAGGAGCTCAACTACACCTACGACCAGGCGGGCAACGTCACCGCCATCAGCGACCCGGCCACCCTCGGCGGCACGGGCTCCGCGGAAACCCAGTGCTTCGCCTACGACGGACATCGGCGCCTCGTCGAGGCTTGGACCCCGGCCTCGCAGAAGTGTTCCGACGCGCAGAGCGCGTCGAGCCTGTCCGGGCCGGCCCCTTACTGGTCGTCCTACTCGTACAACGACGCGGGTCAGCGGACCAGTGAGACGGTCCACAGCAGCACCGGTGACACCAAGACGACGTACTGCTACACCAGCACCACGCAGAAGCACGCCATGACCGGCACCACGACCAAGGCCGACTGCTCCAGTCCGGAGCGCAAGTACGACTACGACGCGGCCGGCAACACCTGGCACCGTCCCGGCAAGTCGGGTACGCAGACCCTGGACTGGTCGCCCGAAGGCAGAATCAGCAAGCTCACCGAGAACGGCGTGGCGACCGATTACCTGTACGCCGCCGACGGCAGCCTGCTGATCCGCAACACGCAGAACGGCGAGCGTGTCCTCTACGCCGGTGCCACCGAACTCCACCTCCGTGCCAACGGCACCCTGTGGGCCCAGCGCTACTACGGTGCCGGCGGCGTCAACGCCGCGCTGCGTTCCAACCAGACCGGCACCAACAAGGTCACCTACCTCACCGGCGACCAGCACAACACCTCCTCGCTGGCCATCAACCAGGACGTCGGCCAGACCTTCACCAAGCGCTACACCACCCCCTTCGGCGCCGACCGCGGAAAGCCGCTCTTCGGGCCTTGGCCCGATGACAAGGGGTTCCTCGGCAAGACGCGAGACGCGACAACGGGCCTGACCCACGTCGGAGCCCGCGAATACGACCCGGAAATCGGCCAGTTCATCAGCGTCGACCCGCTACTGCAGGCCGACATCCCGCAGACCCTCAACGGCTACAGCTACGCCGCACAGAACCCGGTCACCCAGACGGACCCCAGCGGCCTGGGCCTGGCCTGCGGCGCCCAGTTCGACGTCGCCTGCCCGAACCGCCCCGACGGCACCCCCGGCAACGGCCGCCCCGGCGAGGCCGCCAAGCCCATGTACAACTGCCCGAGCTTGAGCAACCCGCAGTGCCCGGGGTACACGGGGGGCACTGCGAGCTCGGACCCCGTCTCACCCGCTATGGCTGCCGCTGCCGACGCCGCTGCCGACGCCGTTGCAAATAGGACCCCAGCCGATCTCTCCGGTCTGTGTGGTGTTGATGTAAGCAGCGGGTGCGATGCGGAGTTCCGTTGGCAAGTCCGTCATGACTACATGGAGATGACAGTCCTCGACGACTACTTTAATTGCACCGTCTATCATGATCAGAAAGCCTGCGATGTTGCCGGATCGGCATTTTCGTCAGGCGGCGGAACTTGGGCTGCCAGCTTCTTCTTTGCCGCTTCTCATCGCCTACAGGAACGGTTCTTGAACCGAGCTGAGAGCTACGCCGGTAGCAAGGCAGCCAAGGCGGGGGTTGACGCAGCGCTCGCAAGCAAACTCTGGAGCAAGAACAAGGCAGGGTTGGTGGGAGTTCTAAGGATTGGGGACGGCGGACCACAGTTTCTGACCTCAGTCAGCGGAGCTCGGAATAATCGTAAAGGTGTTGTGCCCGACGTTGGCACGGATGGCAACCCGGTGCGCTACAAGGCAATCGCGACTGGTAATAACCTCCGGAACAACGATACCGAATATAAAATGCTGACGTATATTGCAAACCAGCTCGGTGCACCCTCGAATGTCCCCGGCAGCCTCACGCTGCACTCAACCCAGCCCGCCTGCTTTTCCTGTACATCAGTAATTGGGCAGTTCGCGCAGGAATTTCCGAACATTCGCATCAACTACTCGTCCGGAAGCTAG
- a CDS encoding LamG domain-containing protein, translating into MTLTLLVAPPHAASAAPVTADPAARTEAQRASAKAQESGERVEVTGERTDRTTVFANPDGFTFTLEQSVVPIRVAKPDGGWQAPDATLAKRSDGSVGPKAAAVTIAFSAGGNKEPLASIEDHGRSLELEWPGKLPAPTLNGPSAVYADVLPDVDLQVTATPESFQPVFVVKTPEAAANEELKKLTFGLKAKGLDVHEGAAGNLMAVDGSGLTVFKSPPARMWDSAGATSGKQTQLMRAEEGLGKTTASADPAELAPSGSGLEPGQGDKVAKMDVAVTKNSLSVVPDAAMLTKTDDSAFPVFIDPRVSWGEAERTLLRSDGYESYGWGNGDDDQGKGAGKCGTWNGYYCGPGYVQKLYFEFSPANLKGKKVLDATFRVTEPWAFQCDPRWVDLVRTNNISSATTWASRPKELDLMVDVNVSAGRGSLCDPDSPDAPIEFNDNPSESNENLTATVTDFAAGKFSRLTLELKAHDESDPSAWKRFRNDASLVVKFVGVPALPAEVGLVSGNGYVCSTSSTDPAVVSSPMPLVQGKPRTASGGSAGASLRIRWRTEKLEGSAWTVAHTDLDGPSSGYVGNLVKQSRSLPTLKEGVLYRLKALTMSYYEDGSSRQNTGYTTPCYFKVDSTSPKAPKVGFSGPYTECTANDCVAHGGPGETGAFTLAPASGDTNVVSYQYRMSTDATWTDQPGSTATIRIKPDKAGTHRLYVRAKDNVGNGRVGAETVVDFLVAAGQTPVGRWSFAETSGVAVDTATNTGVARHNAALSSGAVRDDRGRRGVITRDASGELLATPVVDKGLSLDGSGAYAATDGPVLETRSAYTVAAWVRLNNKNQDAVVLSQDGQNYSAFLMWYDASYGSWVFGVKQKDEDTGTAYYGVVGKVPATVGAWTHLAGSFDPATGLLKFYVNGELQGSRTVTGGWSATGPFNMGRYLWAGKRYWAFNGSIDEVTAWQRVASDAEIREEARLLTSQTYAGVELVADWSADRGSGTTVADTTSGYGRSLTLAGGAALDGEAIVLDGVDDAASVAGPVVDDTGSFTVTALAGVDKETLATKDIGYIGQVVGQRTSDGSAWGFWYELTAKETVLDEETLEEKTVPVGFWRFGRLNTDGTFSAVASEEAAVVDGMVRMTGVFNAQDGTLSLYLGAVQNGDDKAFTAKIGSGDFAVGKGFNSSAWRYYLPGRVADVRLWAGAMASSDQVSETVGD; encoded by the coding sequence GTGACGCTGACGCTGCTGGTGGCACCTCCGCATGCGGCGTCCGCGGCCCCGGTGACAGCGGACCCCGCCGCCCGGACCGAGGCGCAGCGGGCATCGGCCAAGGCGCAGGAGTCCGGCGAGCGCGTAGAAGTGACCGGGGAGCGCACGGACCGGACGACGGTCTTCGCCAACCCCGACGGCTTCACCTTCACGCTGGAGCAGTCGGTCGTTCCGATCCGGGTGGCCAAGCCGGACGGCGGATGGCAGGCGCCGGACGCGACTCTGGCGAAGCGATCGGACGGCTCTGTGGGGCCGAAGGCGGCAGCCGTGACGATCGCCTTCTCGGCGGGAGGCAACAAGGAGCCCCTGGCCTCGATCGAGGATCACGGCAGGTCGCTGGAGCTGGAGTGGCCGGGCAAGCTGCCCGCTCCGACGTTGAACGGCCCCAGCGCTGTGTACGCCGATGTCCTCCCCGACGTCGACCTTCAGGTGACCGCGACACCCGAGAGCTTCCAGCCGGTGTTCGTCGTCAAGACGCCCGAGGCCGCAGCCAACGAGGAGCTGAAGAAGCTCACCTTCGGGCTCAAGGCCAAGGGCCTCGACGTGCACGAGGGCGCCGCCGGCAACCTCATGGCCGTCGACGGCAGCGGCCTCACGGTGTTCAAGTCGCCGCCGGCGCGGATGTGGGACTCGGCGGGTGCGACGTCCGGCAAGCAGACGCAGTTGATGCGCGCCGAGGAGGGGCTGGGGAAGACGACCGCGTCCGCCGACCCCGCCGAACTGGCACCGTCCGGGTCGGGCCTGGAACCTGGCCAGGGCGACAAGGTCGCCAAGATGGATGTCGCCGTCACCAAGAACTCGCTGTCCGTCGTCCCGGACGCGGCGATGCTCACCAAGACCGACGACTCTGCCTTCCCGGTCTTCATCGACCCGAGAGTGTCCTGGGGGGAGGCGGAGCGCACCCTGCTGCGCAGTGACGGCTACGAGTCCTACGGCTGGGGCAACGGCGACGACGACCAGGGCAAGGGTGCCGGCAAGTGCGGCACCTGGAACGGCTATTACTGCGGCCCCGGATACGTGCAGAAGCTGTACTTCGAGTTCTCGCCGGCCAACCTGAAGGGCAAGAAGGTCCTGGACGCCACGTTCCGGGTGACCGAGCCGTGGGCGTTCCAGTGCGACCCGCGCTGGGTGGACCTGGTCCGCACGAACAACATCTCCTCGGCCACCACTTGGGCCTCGCGGCCCAAGGAACTGGACCTGATGGTGGACGTCAACGTGTCCGCGGGCCGGGGCTCGCTGTGCGACCCCGACTCACCCGATGCGCCCATTGAGTTCAACGACAACCCGAGCGAGTCGAACGAGAATCTCACCGCGACGGTGACGGACTTCGCCGCGGGCAAGTTCTCCCGCCTGACCCTCGAGCTGAAGGCACACGACGAGTCGGATCCTTCCGCGTGGAAGCGGTTCCGCAACGACGCCTCGCTGGTCGTGAAGTTCGTGGGGGTGCCCGCGCTTCCGGCTGAGGTCGGCCTGGTGTCCGGCAATGGTTACGTGTGCTCGACCAGTTCCACCGACCCGGCCGTGGTGTCCAGTCCGATGCCGCTGGTACAGGGCAAGCCGCGCACCGCTTCCGGCGGCTCGGCGGGCGCCAGCCTGCGCATCCGGTGGCGGACGGAGAAGTTGGAGGGCTCGGCCTGGACGGTCGCGCACACCGACCTCGACGGTCCGTCCTCCGGCTATGTGGGGAACCTGGTCAAACAGTCACGCAGTCTGCCCACTCTCAAGGAGGGCGTGCTGTACAGACTGAAGGCGCTGACCATGTCGTACTACGAGGACGGCAGCAGCCGACAGAACACCGGTTACACAACCCCTTGCTACTTCAAGGTCGACTCCACGTCACCCAAGGCGCCGAAGGTCGGCTTCAGCGGTCCCTACACGGAGTGCACCGCCAACGACTGCGTGGCCCATGGCGGACCGGGCGAGACGGGCGCGTTCACGCTCGCTCCCGCGTCGGGCGACACGAACGTGGTGTCCTACCAGTACCGGATGTCCACGGACGCCACCTGGACCGACCAGCCCGGTTCCACGGCGACGATCAGGATCAAGCCGGACAAGGCCGGCACCCACCGTCTGTACGTACGGGCCAAGGACAACGTCGGAAACGGTCGGGTCGGCGCGGAGACCGTCGTCGACTTCCTCGTTGCCGCCGGTCAGACGCCGGTCGGACGGTGGAGCTTCGCCGAGACGAGCGGGGTAGCGGTGGACACCGCGACCAACACGGGCGTGGCCCGGCACAACGCGGCCCTCAGCTCCGGCGCGGTTCGCGACGATCGAGGCCGCCGGGGCGTGATCACGCGGGACGCGTCGGGTGAGTTGCTGGCGACACCTGTCGTCGACAAGGGCCTTTCGCTGGACGGCAGCGGCGCCTATGCCGCGACCGACGGCCCGGTCCTGGAGACCCGTTCGGCCTACACCGTCGCTGCCTGGGTCCGCCTGAACAACAAGAACCAGGACGCCGTCGTGCTGTCCCAGGACGGCCAGAACTACAGCGCGTTCCTGATGTGGTACGACGCGTCGTACGGATCCTGGGTGTTCGGCGTCAAGCAGAAGGACGAGGACACCGGTACCGCCTACTACGGGGTGGTCGGGAAGGTCCCCGCGACGGTCGGGGCGTGGACGCATCTCGCGGGCAGCTTCGACCCGGCGACGGGCCTGCTGAAGTTCTACGTCAACGGTGAGCTCCAGGGTTCGCGCACCGTGACCGGCGGCTGGTCCGCCACCGGCCCGTTCAACATGGGCCGTTACCTGTGGGCCGGAAAGCGTTACTGGGCGTTTAACGGCTCCATCGACGAGGTCACCGCGTGGCAGCGCGTGGCGAGCGACGCCGAGATCCGCGAGGAGGCGCGGCTGCTCACTTCGCAGACGTACGCGGGTGTGGAGCTGGTCGCGGACTGGTCGGCGGACCGGGGATCCGGCACCACCGTCGCGGACACCACCTCCGGATACGGCCGTTCCCTGACCCTGGCCGGTGGCGCCGCGCTGGACGGCGAGGCGATCGTCCTGGACGGCGTGGACGACGCGGCTTCGGTGGCCGGACCGGTCGTTGACGACACTGGGTCGTTCACGGTGACCGCCCTGGCGGGGGTGGACAAGGAGACACTCGCCACCAAGGACATCGGCTACATCGGCCAGGTGGTCGGTCAGCGTACGTCGGACGGCTCCGCGTGGGGCTTCTGGTACGAGCTGACGGCAAAGGAGACCGTGCTGGACGAGGAGACGCTGGAGGAGAAGACCGTTCCGGTTGGCTTCTGGCGCTTCGGCCGGCTCAACACCGACGGCACGTTCAGCGCGGTGGCCTCGGAGGAGGCCGCGGTGGTGGACGGCATGGTCCGCATGACCGGGGTCTTCAACGCCCAGGACGGCACGCTCAGCCTCTATCTGGGTGCCGTGCAGAACGGTGACGACAAGGCGTTCACCGCCAAGATCGGCTCGGGCGACTTCGCTGTCGGCAAGGGCTTCAACAGCAGCGCCTGGCGGTACTACCTGCCCGGACGCGTGGCCGACGTCCGCTTGTGGGCCGGTGCGATGGCGAGCTCCGACCAGGTGAGCGAGACCGTGGGCGACTGA